In the genome of Taurinivorans muris, one region contains:
- a CDS encoding amino acid ABC transporter permease produces the protein MKNRKPFSSREKFANSMKNALLPLLLVACMVSCAVWVYIEAGDGYAWQWARSWRYLGVWTAGGFRAGPLLQGLGITVLLAFCSMFLALFFAFSLVFMCLGQSPVLAFAGRALISLIRNTPLLIQLFLFYFVIAGVLRLNPFMTAVFCLALFEGVYLAEILRGGILALPHAQWEAAFSLGMSLPKTLRYVILPQVFRNVLPSLAGQLISLIKDTSLVSAIAAADLTLQARNVISETYLSFEIWIIVAVLYFLLTLFVSVPALIFAQKR, from the coding sequence ATGAAAAACAGAAAGCCTTTTTCTTCGCGGGAAAAGTTTGCAAACAGCATGAAAAACGCATTGCTTCCGCTTCTGCTTGTTGCGTGCATGGTTTCCTGCGCCGTGTGGGTTTACATTGAGGCAGGCGACGGTTACGCGTGGCAATGGGCAAGGAGCTGGCGTTATCTTGGCGTTTGGACTGCCGGGGGATTTAGGGCGGGTCCTCTTTTACAGGGACTGGGCATAACGGTTTTGCTTGCGTTTTGCAGCATGTTTCTTGCGTTATTTTTTGCCTTTTCGCTTGTGTTCATGTGTTTGGGGCAATCTCCCGTGCTTGCTTTCGCCGGGCGGGCTTTGATTTCATTGATCCGCAACACGCCTTTGCTGATTCAGCTTTTTTTGTTTTATTTTGTCATTGCGGGCGTGCTTCGGCTCAATCCGTTCATGACGGCTGTTTTCTGTCTGGCTTTGTTCGAGGGCGTGTATTTGGCGGAAATACTGCGGGGCGGCATTCTCGCTCTTCCCCATGCCCAATGGGAAGCCGCTTTCAGCCTTGGCATGTCGCTTCCGAAAACGCTGCGGTATGTCATTTTGCCCCAAGTTTTCCGCAATGTTTTGCCAAGCCTCGCAGGACAGCTTATTTCCCTGATAAAGGATACGTCGCTTGTCAGTGCGATTGCTGCTGCGGATTTGACTTTGCAGGCGCGCAATGTTATTTCCGAAACCTATTTATCCTTTGAAATATGGATAATTGTTGCAGTCTTATATTTTTTGCTGACGCTTTTCGTCAGTGTGCCGGCATTGATTTTTGCTCAAAAACGATGA
- the fliJ gene encoding flagellar export protein FliJ gives MAGFKFALEKVLQYKEQLENEVKAKLADLGAKKQMSENRLAGLKQDELFQEQKLSKTPVHETGERWLIDNYIKAIRQDIQQTQKNIALLDTRIEQTRIELAEKAKDRKVMEKLKEKHFELYKKEEQLKEQRNLDEIASIRFKTQTY, from the coding sequence ATGGCAGGGTTCAAATTCGCATTGGAAAAAGTTCTCCAATACAAGGAACAGCTTGAGAACGAGGTGAAAGCCAAACTTGCCGACCTTGGCGCAAAAAAGCAAATGTCGGAAAACCGCCTCGCAGGCTTGAAACAAGATGAGCTTTTCCAAGAACAAAAACTCAGCAAAACCCCGGTTCATGAAACGGGTGAGCGTTGGCTTATTGACAACTATATCAAGGCGATACGTCAAGACATACAGCAAACGCAAAAAAACATCGCCCTGCTTGATACCAGAATTGAACAAACCCGTATCGAGCTGGCGGAAAAAGCAAAAGACAGAAAAGTTATGGAAAAACTCAAAGAAAAACACTTTGAGCTTTACAAAAAAGAAGAACAACTAAAAGAGCAGAGGAACTTAGATGAAATTGCAAGCATTCGATTCAAAACGCAGACTTACTAA
- a CDS encoding transporter substrate-binding domain-containing protein, which yields MKYLVKILAVMLVLPFFLANAARAESTIDAVMERGVLRVGFSTFVPWAMQDKNGEYIGFEIDVAKKLAEDLGVELQLVPTSWDGIIPALLANKFDVIIGGMGVTTKRNLTVNFTVPYDYNAMDITANKEKAGGLKSLADFNNKAVVVAVRNGSAGATFAKKFLPEATVRFFNEEAPAIQEVLSGRAFAFVSSRPLPTLEIAKNPDKLFRPFEIAEYKEPIGFAVRKGDFDTLNVFDNWILTMHGSGWLKERAEYWFMGTEWQELIPGD from the coding sequence ATGAAATATCTTGTAAAAATATTGGCTGTCATGCTTGTTCTGCCGTTTTTCTTGGCGAATGCGGCACGGGCGGAGTCAACGATTGACGCCGTTATGGAAAGGGGGGTGCTGCGGGTCGGATTTTCAACGTTTGTGCCTTGGGCTATGCAGGATAAGAATGGGGAATACATCGGCTTTGAAATAGATGTCGCCAAAAAGCTTGCCGAAGATTTGGGCGTGGAACTGCAGCTTGTTCCTACCAGCTGGGACGGCATTATTCCCGCACTTTTGGCAAATAAGTTTGATGTGATCATCGGAGGCATGGGAGTGACCACAAAACGCAATTTAACCGTGAACTTCACCGTGCCGTATGATTACAACGCAATGGACATCACGGCGAATAAGGAAAAGGCGGGCGGACTTAAAAGCCTTGCGGATTTTAATAACAAAGCCGTGGTTGTCGCGGTGCGCAACGGTTCGGCAGGAGCGACATTCGCAAAGAAGTTTTTGCCGGAAGCGACAGTGCGTTTTTTCAATGAGGAAGCGCCCGCCATTCAGGAGGTTTTGTCAGGGCGCGCTTTTGCCTTTGTTTCTTCCCGTCCTTTGCCGACACTGGAAATCGCCAAAAATCCGGACAAGCTTTTCCGTCCCTTTGAAATTGCCGAATATAAGGAACCTATCGGCTTTGCCGTGCGCAAAGGAGATTTTGACACCCTCAATGTCTTTGACAATTGGATTTTGACTATGCACGGTTCGGGCTGGCTCAAAGAAAGGGCGGAATATTGGTTCATGGGAACCGAATGGCAGGAGCTGATCCCCGGCGATTAG
- a CDS encoding Dam family site-specific DNA-(adenine-N6)-methyltransferase gives MLSLLENQKIYKTTQIHNRRYLGNKYKLLPTIKHIVKKECFSINSVADIFTGTGVVASAFMDKQIITNDLLYSNYISNIAWFSNQEFNKKRIIEFIQYYNSIQPTEENYMTQNFSDTYFSHEICAKIGYIREHIEKNYHIGIINERERAILITSLLYAMDRIANTCGHYDAYIKDGNFSKELELAVPEVSSCNNKNNQCYNKDANLLVKEIYADLVYIDPPYNSRQYCDTYHLLENVAKWEKPEVFGVAKKMDRSHLKSEYCTQNAAKILEELIENINAKYILFSYNNMASKGNDRSNAKISDEDILRILQKKGTVKVFTENYRAFTTGKSNIQENAERLFLCICFEQKKIASPMNYTGGKFKLLSQILPLFPKKIHTFVDLFCGGCNVGINVTAEQYIFNDSNQEIMGLYSILQKTPIQQILTSVINIINQYGLSSSASYGYAHYGCDSSSGLGKYNKEAFNRLRTDFNLLQQKDYHYYIMLFVLIVYSFNHQIRFNSKGQFNLPVGKRDFNKKIQKKLVDFMQAVQKKDCSFTTYSFLDFDISCLTKDDFVYVDPPYLISCASYNENGGWTEQNEKELLLFLEKLDTRGIRFALSNVLRNKGKENTLLCDWLKEHKHIQTIPLQYTYANSNYHTKDKSGNCEEVLIINY, from the coding sequence ATGTTGAGTTTATTAGAAAATCAAAAAATATATAAAACAACGCAAATTCATAATCGGCGCTATTTAGGTAATAAATACAAACTGTTACCAACCATTAAACATATTGTAAAAAAAGAATGTTTTTCAATAAACTCTGTTGCAGATATTTTCACAGGAACCGGAGTTGTCGCCTCTGCATTTATGGATAAACAAATTATCACTAATGATTTATTATATAGTAATTATATTAGCAATATAGCATGGTTTAGCAATCAAGAATTTAATAAAAAAAGAATTATTGAATTTATACAATATTATAATTCTATTCAGCCAACAGAAGAAAATTATATGACGCAAAATTTTTCTGATACCTATTTTAGCCATGAAATTTGTGCTAAAATTGGTTATATTAGAGAACATATTGAAAAAAATTATCATATTGGCATTATTAATGAAAGGGAACGTGCAATTCTTATCACTTCATTACTTTATGCTATGGACAGAATAGCAAATACCTGCGGGCATTATGACGCATATATAAAAGATGGTAATTTTTCTAAAGAGTTGGAGCTTGCCGTTCCTGAAGTTTCTTCATGCAATAATAAAAATAATCAATGCTATAATAAAGATGCCAATCTACTTGTAAAAGAAATATATGCTGACCTTGTTTATATCGACCCGCCTTATAATTCAAGACAATATTGTGATACTTACCACTTATTGGAGAATGTTGCCAAATGGGAAAAGCCTGAAGTTTTTGGCGTTGCGAAAAAAATGGATAGAAGCCATTTAAAAAGCGAGTATTGCACACAAAATGCGGCAAAGATATTGGAAGAACTTATAGAAAACATTAATGCCAAATATATTTTGTTTTCGTATAACAATATGGCAAGCAAAGGAAATGACCGCTCTAATGCAAAAATTTCTGATGAAGATATTTTACGTATATTGCAAAAAAAGGGAACAGTAAAAGTTTTTACGGAAAATTATAGGGCTTTTACAACAGGAAAGTCAAACATTCAAGAAAATGCTGAACGACTTTTTCTTTGTATCTGTTTTGAGCAAAAAAAGATAGCTTCTCCCATGAATTATACGGGCGGAAAATTTAAGCTGCTGTCCCAAATTTTACCGTTATTTCCTAAAAAAATTCATACTTTTGTTGATTTGTTCTGCGGCGGCTGTAATGTTGGCATAAACGTAACTGCCGAACAATATATTTTTAATGACAGCAATCAAGAAATTATGGGATTGTATTCCATACTTCAAAAAACTCCAATACAACAAATTTTAACTTCCGTTATTAATATTATCAATCAATACGGACTTTCAAGCTCCGCTTCATATGGATATGCTCATTATGGTTGTGACAGCAGCTCAGGTCTGGGAAAATATAACAAAGAAGCATTCAATAGATTAAGAACAGATTTTAACTTGTTACAGCAAAAAGATTATCACTATTATATAATGCTTTTTGTTTTAATTGTTTATTCATTTAATCATCAGATACGTTTTAATAGTAAAGGACAATTTAATTTACCTGTCGGAAAGCGTGATTTTAATAAAAAAATTCAGAAAAAACTTGTTGATTTTATGCAGGCAGTTCAAAAAAAAGACTGTTCTTTTACAACATACTCTTTTCTTGACTTTGATATTTCATGTCTGACCAAAGATGATTTTGTTTATGTTGACCCTCCCTACCTTATCTCCTGTGCAAGCTATAACGAAAATGGCGGATGGACAGAACAAAATGAAAAAGAACTTCTTTTATTTTTAGAAAAACTTGATACACGAGGTATTCGTTTCGCTCTTTCTAATGTATTAAGAAATAAAGGAAAAGAAAATACATTGCTTTGCGATTGGCTTAAAGAACATAAACATATCCAAACAATTCCATTGCAGTATACTTACGCAAATTCAAATTATCATACCAAGGACAAAAGCGGCAACTGTGAAGAAGTTTTGATTATCAATTATTAG
- a CDS encoding cupin domain-containing protein yields the protein MKQYETTELGKLDELIGLENGKVFLHDTLALTGCEISVNSVPKGFKVPFNHKHKENEEVYIVLKGNGILTVDNEKIRVKEGSAVKVMPEAVRTLENASEEDFRFICIQTKTNSLTQFGLGDAELC from the coding sequence ATGAAACAGTACGAAACAACGGAATTGGGAAAACTTGATGAACTCATCGGGCTTGAAAACGGAAAAGTGTTTTTGCATGATACACTTGCGCTGACAGGGTGTGAAATTTCCGTCAACAGTGTTCCGAAAGGTTTTAAAGTTCCTTTTAACCACAAGCACAAAGAAAACGAGGAAGTTTACATCGTTCTGAAAGGAAATGGCATATTGACGGTCGATAACGAAAAAATCCGCGTGAAAGAGGGCAGCGCGGTGAAAGTCATGCCGGAGGCTGTTCGGACGCTTGAAAATGCTTCCGAAGAGGATTTCCGGTTTATTTGTATCCAAACAAAAACAAATTCCCTCACGCAGTTTGGACTTGGCGACGCCGAGCTTTGCTGA
- a CDS encoding ParA family protein, with protein MSLETIIYRQFDIANNNAVEIELPKYKIYAMCNLRGGIGKTTLSFNLSYLADDLLAVDTCPQGNLSYFYDKDYYAGNQTNVKDMLLPYLVPGLGKATRVASFIGATNEYFSDKNNFYIPSSEELYLLPSQLITAINQTAGLQQSQKQLALKSILYSLETEIKRELSENSLDKCIIDTSPFFAGATQLAWYAADALVIPVRTDQQSIKSLELLINILTNPQSEFRKYLPENDMNVPKIQMVVLTHCGWSTVAGARNEPNQQTKLYLKKVYDILSKNRTLLSTRNPENHLFMLDDFLGSGRISSFESKPMELLKEGETKVIDRLRVSVNKSVDKCKNQLKFISNQLW; from the coding sequence ATGTCATTGGAAACAATCATATACAGACAATTTGATATAGCAAACAATAACGCAGTTGAAATAGAATTGCCTAAATACAAAATTTATGCGATGTGCAATCTTCGAGGAGGAATTGGCAAGACGACATTGTCATTTAATTTAAGCTACCTAGCTGATGACTTGTTAGCGGTGGACACCTGTCCGCAAGGAAACTTGTCTTATTTTTATGATAAGGATTATTATGCAGGCAATCAAACAAATGTAAAAGATATGTTATTGCCTTATTTAGTTCCCGGTTTAGGAAAAGCAACAAGGGTAGCTTCATTTATCGGAGCTACGAATGAGTATTTTTCTGACAAAAACAATTTTTATATTCCTTCTTCAGAGGAATTGTATTTATTGCCGTCACAGTTGATTACCGCAATTAATCAAACTGCCGGATTACAACAATCACAAAAACAATTGGCATTAAAAAGTATTCTTTATTCCTTAGAAACTGAAATTAAGCGTGAACTTTCAGAAAATTCGTTAGATAAATGCATAATTGACACGTCCCCTTTTTTTGCGGGAGCAACACAACTTGCATGGTATGCTGCGGACGCTCTCGTAATACCTGTTCGTACGGATCAACAATCTATAAAATCGTTAGAATTATTGATTAATATTTTAACCAACCCGCAAAGTGAATTTAGAAAATATTTACCTGAAAATGATATGAATGTTCCAAAAATACAAATGGTAGTATTAACACATTGCGGTTGGTCGACAGTGGCAGGGGCAAGAAATGAACCAAACCAACAAACAAAACTTTATTTAAAAAAGGTATATGATATCTTATCAAAAAATAGAACTTTGCTTTCCACAAGAAATCCGGAAAATCATTTATTCATGCTTGATGATTTCTTAGGTTCAGGCCGTATTTCTTCTTTTGAATCTAAGCCTATGGAATTATTGAAAGAAGGGGAAACCAAGGTTATTGACAGATTAAGAGTAAGTGTCAACAAATCAGTAGATAAATGCAAAAATCAATTAAAATTTATTTCAAACCAATTATGGTAG
- a CDS encoding MarR family winged helix-turn-helix transcriptional regulator — MSTENRNSLSTISRIRESANRFIMDRLARNGAEGLAPSHGDVLAVLYRYEDVTMKDIADTIRRTKPTVTVLTDKLERLGFVYREKSRNDSRITYIRLTEQGKRFEPVFENISKELNELLCQGFTAEETGILDALLKKMENNLS, encoded by the coding sequence ATGAGTACGGAAAACAGAAACAGTTTATCCACGATTTCAAGAATCAGGGAAAGCGCAAACCGTTTTATCATGGATCGGCTCGCCCGAAACGGCGCGGAGGGGCTCGCACCAAGCCACGGTGATGTTTTGGCTGTGCTGTACCGCTATGAAGATGTGACCATGAAAGATATTGCGGATACAATCCGCCGCACCAAGCCGACGGTTACGGTTTTAACCGATAAGCTTGAAAGGCTCGGTTTCGTGTACCGGGAAAAGTCGCGGAACGACAGCAGGATTACTTATATCCGGCTTACCGAACAAGGGAAACGGTTTGAACCGGTGTTTGAGAACATATCAAAAGAATTGAATGAACTTCTCTGCCAAGGTTTTACGGCGGAAGAAACGGGCATATTAGACGCGCTGCTGAAAAAAATGGAGAACAATCTCTCTTAG
- a CDS encoding AlwI family type II restriction endonuclease, whose amino-acid sequence MPYPNIAYKSYCWSFGTTSFRTKNFSQKIETLLLLLDDFWKHPENVNQDWKGNQHLQSSFYDFMKEHKFLTGDAERKAKDAREKTSGLADIGLITQNRKLSKVGKKLLEISKNNDFTADNILSIPQDSYIYFMQMLKTYNEFEGEYVRPYFVLLFLLSKFEYLTYEEFTFLLPLCINQFSTEKIAEGIIQIRNNQKTIDDLIIEILFSMDNYLEAQTLFLNTPVNKELICVVGINRKSRTYDKAYYPFYLELKKVFLLGKEDIFPLYKATKDITIGKYWRSFLFSSQSERAIKSSGRELLNDTVFTSVQNETELKKLFFRFMHLFKAKATLADYFDLNRRYIKNTDIVLFEDSTVKLDIIPKHIFKNLESDLLRYAFTKTNTLHDNIPLNNIFPELSFNEQDFISAVNEELHIDAETVSEAQSAVEQYRYKKFNKMIDEKFSNENLIQLLEYFENREDEKINEYVTDNADIPTIFEYILGIIWYKVCERQGKILDYMKLSLEADLLPKTHAGGGEADIVYEYQETPHYPSHSLLLEATLANANSQRAMELEPVTRHLGQHILRNNNLKSYSVFVSNKLYINVISDFRLRKFYTWYDNSDNSHFVQGLKIIPLETSDLKTIIQNELTYKELYPHFERSYQSSNMEARSWYEDLKAF is encoded by the coding sequence ATGCCTTATCCAAATATAGCATATAAAAGTTATTGTTGGAGTTTTGGAACAACAAGCTTCAGAACTAAAAACTTCAGCCAAAAAATTGAAACATTATTGCTGCTGCTTGATGATTTTTGGAAACATCCCGAAAATGTAAATCAAGATTGGAAAGGCAATCAGCATTTGCAAAGTTCATTTTATGATTTTATGAAAGAACATAAATTTTTGACAGGAGATGCAGAACGCAAGGCTAAAGATGCCAGAGAAAAGACTTCGGGACTTGCAGACATTGGATTAATTACTCAAAACCGAAAACTGTCCAAAGTCGGCAAAAAACTGCTTGAAATCAGTAAAAATAACGACTTTACGGCTGATAATATTTTAAGTATTCCGCAAGACAGTTATATTTATTTTATGCAAATGCTAAAAACATACAACGAATTTGAGGGGGAATATGTTCGTCCTTATTTTGTTTTATTATTTTTATTGTCAAAATTCGAATATTTGACTTATGAAGAATTTACATTCCTACTTCCACTTTGCATAAATCAATTTTCAACAGAAAAAATAGCAGAAGGTATTATACAAATTAGAAATAATCAAAAAACTATTGACGACCTTATTATTGAAATACTGTTTTCAATGGATAACTATCTCGAAGCGCAAACATTGTTTTTAAATACCCCTGTAAACAAAGAACTTATTTGTGTTGTTGGAATTAACCGAAAAAGCAGAACTTATGACAAAGCATATTATCCTTTTTATTTGGAGTTAAAAAAAGTTTTTCTTTTGGGCAAGGAAGATATTTTTCCTCTTTATAAAGCTACAAAAGACATAACAATAGGGAAATATTGGCGGTCTTTTTTATTTTCAAGCCAAAGCGAAAGGGCAATAAAAAGTAGTGGACGGGAACTTTTGAATGATACTGTTTTTACTTCTGTGCAAAATGAAACAGAATTAAAAAAGCTCTTTTTCCGATTCATGCATTTATTTAAAGCAAAAGCAACTCTTGCGGACTATTTTGATTTAAATAGACGTTATATAAAAAATACGGATATTGTCCTTTTTGAAGACAGTACGGTTAAACTGGATATTATTCCCAAACATATTTTTAAAAATCTTGAATCTGATTTATTGCGATATGCTTTTACTAAAACAAATACGCTGCATGATAATATTCCTTTAAACAATATTTTTCCGGAACTTTCTTTTAATGAGCAAGACTTTATTTCAGCGGTTAATGAAGAATTACATATTGATGCGGAAACAGTAAGTGAAGCCCAATCGGCAGTAGAGCAATATAGATATAAAAAATTCAATAAAATGATTGATGAGAAATTCAGCAATGAAAATCTTATTCAGCTGTTAGAATATTTTGAAAACAGAGAAGACGAAAAAATTAATGAATATGTAACAGACAACGCCGATATTCCTACAATTTTTGAATATATTCTTGGTATAATATGGTATAAAGTATGTGAACGGCAAGGAAAGATTTTAGATTATATGAAATTGTCATTGGAAGCAGATTTATTGCCCAAAACGCATGCAGGGGGCGGTGAAGCTGATATTGTCTATGAATATCAGGAAACACCCCATTATCCTTCCCATAGTCTGCTGTTGGAAGCCACACTTGCCAATGCTAATTCACAAAGAGCAATGGAACTTGAACCCGTTACAAGACATCTTGGACAACACATTTTGAGAAATAACAACTTAAAATCTTATTCCGTATTTGTCAGCAATAAACTTTATATTAATGTTATTTCTGATTTTCGTTTGCGTAAATTTTATACATGGTATGATAACTCAGATAATAGTCATTTTGTTCAAGGTCTAAAAATTATTCCACTTGAAACAAGCGACTTAAAAACAATTATCCAAAATGAGCTGACCTATAAAGAATTGTACCCGCATTTTGAAAGATCCTATCAATCTTCAAACATGGAAGCAAGAAGCTGGTATGAAGACCTAAAAGCATTCTAA
- a CDS encoding amino acid ABC transporter permease: MAYILGTQKRTFGTMNNADKLFLLIFGVLFLFVLHAVFASVQDFSFKRLFSYLIRADENGNWHAGVLLQGVGMTLRLSLWSLALAFLTGSFVGIVSAHKSGVSALPGRLYVLVLRNMPPLVLLFLVFFFASSVLTEFWGNAENSLAKSEYKGLFYVLAAPEGQLDRMAACVLTLGLYEGAYIAEIVRAGIESVPCGQWEAARASGLTAWQIRRHIIIPQAMRQSLAPLAGQSISTMKDSAIASIISLQELTFQSMELMNVTGRTVEIWILTALLYYCLCVFLEKLSKKWECSIKWKPLQ, translated from the coding sequence ATGGCATATATTTTAGGTACGCAAAAACGAACGTTTGGCACCATGAACAATGCGGATAAACTTTTCCTGCTTATTTTCGGGGTTTTGTTTTTGTTCGTACTGCATGCTGTTTTCGCCTCTGTGCAGGATTTCAGTTTTAAACGCCTTTTTTCGTATTTGATAAGAGCGGACGAAAACGGAAATTGGCATGCGGGCGTTTTGCTGCAAGGCGTGGGCATGACCCTGCGGTTAAGTTTGTGGTCCTTGGCGCTCGCTTTTTTGACAGGTTCGTTCGTGGGCATCGTTTCCGCCCATAAAAGCGGTGTTTCGGCTTTGCCGGGCAGGCTGTACGTGCTTGTTCTCCGCAATATGCCGCCGCTTGTTTTGCTTTTCCTGGTTTTTTTCTTCGCTTCTTCCGTGCTTACGGAATTTTGGGGCAATGCGGAAAACAGCCTTGCGAAATCGGAATATAAGGGCTTGTTCTATGTTTTGGCCGCTCCGGAGGGGCAGCTTGACAGAATGGCTGCCTGCGTGCTGACCCTCGGGCTTTATGAGGGGGCGTACATTGCGGAAATCGTGCGCGCCGGCATTGAAAGCGTACCCTGCGGGCAATGGGAAGCCGCTAGGGCGAGCGGACTTACGGCATGGCAAATCCGCCGCCATATCATTATTCCGCAGGCTATGCGCCAAAGCCTCGCCCCCCTTGCGGGGCAAAGCATAAGCACCATGAAAGACAGCGCCATCGCCTCCATTATTTCGCTGCAGGAACTCACGTTCCAAAGCATGGAACTTATGAATGTGACGGGAAGGACCGTTGAAATTTGGATACTGACGGCTCTGCTCTATTATTGTTTGTGCGTTTTTTTGGAAAAACTGAGCAAAAAATGGGAATGTTCCATAAAATGGAAGCCGTTGCAGTAA